The bacterium DNA segment TAGCGCTGCAGCGAGTAGATCACGTCATCCGCGGTCATCTCCTTCCCGGTATGGAAGCGGACCCCGCGGCGCAGGTGGAACACATAGACGCGCGCGTCTTGCACCTGCCAGCTCTCGGCGAGCGCCGGGGCCAGGTTGACGCCTCCGTCGAGCGTGATGAGCGGCTCCTGGACGTTCATCAGCGCGATGCGGTTCTCGTAGTCCGTCGTCACCTGCATGTCGAGGCTGTTCTCGTCCGACGCCAGGGCGACTTTGAGCACGCCCCCGATCCGCGGCGGTGCCGGGGCCGCGAGCGAACCCGGCTGCGGGATCAGCCCCAGTCCGACCAGCGCGGCGAGCGCCGGAATCGCCGCGCGGCGCATCCAGATCCAACGTCCTCCCATCGCCACTCCCCCTTAGACGGGCCCGCTCACGATTGATGCGGGTCGAGCGTATCGCGCAGTGTGTCCCCCACCAGATTCAGGCCCAGCACGCTCGCGCTGATGCAGAGCCCCGGAAAGATCGCCACCCACGGAGCCGTGGTCAGAAAATCCTTGCCCTCCGCCAGCATCCCGCCCCAGGTCGGCGTGGGCGGCGGCGCGCCCAAGCCGAGGAAGCTGAGGGCCGCCTCGGCGAGAAGCATCTGCGAGAAGCTGATCGAGCCCTGCACGATGAGCGCCGGCAGGCAGTTCGGGAACAGGTGGCGCACTATGATACGCGCCGCTCCCGCGCCGCCGCTGCGCGCCGCGTCCATGTATTCCATCTGCCGGACCGGCAGCGCGGCGCCGCGCATCACGCGGGCGATGCGCGGCGTGTAGACGAGGGCGAGCGCCAGCACGATGCTCTTGATGCCGGCGCCGAGCACCGCGGCGACGCCGATCGCGAGCAGCAGCGCCGGAAACGCAAGAACGACATCGCAGATCCGCATGATCACCCGGTCGGTCCAACCGCCCGCGTAGGCGCTCACGATCCCGAGCAGGCTCCCCGCCGCCGTCGCGATCAGGACGGCCGTGAACGAGGCGCCGAGGCTGTAGCGGCTGCCCCACAGCGCGCGCGCGAGCACGTCCCGGCCGAACTGGTCCGTGCCGAACCAATGCCCGGCGTCCGGCGCCCGGAGCCGGTCCTGGATCGCGATCGCGGTCGGCGACGCCGGCGCCGCAAGAGGACCGGCGAGGGCCGCGAGCACCGCCCCGGCCAGCAGCAGCGCCCCCAGGGCCGAGACCCAGGTGCGGTGCGCGCGCCGGACCGCGCGCAGGAGTCGACGCATCCGTCATGCCGCCTCGCGGACCCGGGGATCCATCAGCCCGTAGCTGAGGTCGACCGCGAGGTTCGCGAGCGCGTAGATGACCGCGGAGTACAGCATCACGCCCTGAATCAGCGGATAGTCCCGCGTCAAAATCGCGCTGATGACGAGCTGGCCGACGCCCGGCAGGCCGAACACGGTCTCCACGACCACGACGCCGGAGAGCAGCGCGCCCACTTGAATGCCGAGGACCGTCACGACCGGCGGGAGCGCGTTGCGCAGGGCGTGGCGATAGATCACCCGGCGCCCGGCGAGTCCCTTCGCCCTGGCCGTCCGCACGTAGTCGTGCCGCAGAACCTCCAGCATGTACGCGCGGGTCATCCGGGCGAGGTTCGCGGCTTGCACGATGCCGAGCGCCAGCGCCGGCAGCGCGAGGAACCGCAGCGCGGTTCCCGCGGACTCGGTGATGGTCTTGTAGCCGACGAGCGGCACGAGGCGCAGCTCCACCGAGAAGACCAGGAGCAGCAGGATGCCGAGCCAGAAGTCCGGGACGGAGAGGCCGAGCAACTGAAAGAGGCGCACCGCCTGGTCGGCCGCGCTGTTCTGCCGCACGGCGCCCAGCACCCCGCTCGGCACGCCGACCGCGACCGCGACCGCCAGCGCGAACAGGCACAGTGTGAGCGTGGTCGAGAGCCGCTCCCCGATCATGGCCGACACCGGCCGGTGGGAGAAGATCGAGTAGCCAAGGTTGCCCCGGACGGCGTCCCGCATCCAGATCGCGAAGCGGACGGGAACCGGACGGTCGAGCCCCAGGTCCTTGTGGAGCGCCGCGATCGACTGGCGCGACGCTTCCGCGCCGAGCATGACCGTCGCGGGATCCCCTGGGATCAAGGCGAGCAGAGCGAAGGTGACGACGGAAATGGCGGCGAGAATCGCCACGAACCCGCCCATGCGTCCGACGATCCAAGCCCACACTCGGAGTTCCCCCCGGAACGCGAGCCGAACATCGTGCGTGCTGCGCCGTCCTCTACGTTCGGGAGGCGCCGGGCGCAACCTGCCCAGGAAACCCCGGCGAGCCAACGAAGTTCGGCCGCGATGAACGAGCGGGCGTTGGACGGAGTCTATCCGATCGTGCCCACCATCTTTGACGAATCGGGCGGCCTCGACCACGACGGCCAGCGGGCGACGGTGGACTTCCTGCTGCGGGCCGGCGTCCACGGCCTCGTCCTGCTCGCCAACGCGAGCGAAGGATACACGATCCTCGACGCCGAGCGGACGGCCCTGATCGGCACGGTGGTGCGGCACCTCCGGGGACGGATCCCGGTCGTGGTCACCTGCAACCACCCGAGCACCATCGGCGCCGTGCGGTTGGCGCGGGAGGCGCAGGACCTCGGCGCGGACGCGGTGATGTTCCTGCCGCCGTTTTTCGGTGGCTGGCTGTCCGATCTCGACGGCGTGCGCCGCCACTGCGAGGCGCTCTCACACGCGACCACGGTGCCGTTGATGCTCCAGGACCATCCGCTGAGCGGCGTCACGATGCCCGCCGCCTTCCTCGCCGATCTCGCGCGCGCGATCGAGCGCCTCGGCTACTTCAAGATCGAGTCGAACCGAGCGCCGGCGAAGATCGGGGCGGTGGCGCGGCTCGGCGGGGAGGCGATCCGGGGCCTCTTCGGGGGCACGGCGGGCGTGGTCTTTCTCGAGGAGCTCGATCAGGGCGCCGCCGGCACGATGCCGAGCAGCCTGCTGCCGGAGGTCTTCGTCCGTGTCCTGACCGCCTATCGCGCGGGCGACCGAAAGCGGGCGGCCGAGCTTATGGCGCGGTACGCGCGGCTCGTGGCGTTTGAGATCCATCTCGGCGGCCAGCGGGCCGTCAAGGAAGCCCTCGCATTACGCGGAGTCGTCCGGTCCACCTTCGTGCGCGGCCCGATCCGCGACGCCTGGGACGAGCACGCGGCGAGGCAGTTTCGGGAACTGATCGAGGAAGCCGGCCTGCTGGAGCTCGAGCGGCGGTCTTGAGCCGCCCGGCCTCTCCGTGCTGACCACGATCGCGATCATCGTCGGCCTCTCCGCGGCCGCCGCCGCGGTGACGGGCTTCGGGTTCAACCTGGTCAGCACGCCACTGCTCGCCTTGATCTACCCGCCGCGTCTCGTCGTGGTGCTCACGCTGCTGCTCGGGATCTGCGCGAGCGGCCTGCTCGTGGTTCGCCGCGAGATCCGGCGGGAGGTCGAGTGGCGCGTCGTCCGCCCGCTGTTCCTGTCGAGCCTCGCCGGCATGCCGCTCGGCGTCGCGCTGCTGGCCCTCGGCCCGCCGCGGGTGCTCAAGGCGGCGATCGCCGCGGTCACCGCCGCCTTCGCGATCTTGATGCTGACCCGGTTCCGCCCCCGCTTCGCCGGCGGAATGCTCGACACCGTGGCCGTCGGATTCCTGAGCGGTGTCCTCTCCACCAGCACCAGCCTGAACGGACCTCCCGTCGCGCTCTATCTCATGGCGCGCGGGTACGCGAAAGACCGGTTTCGCAGCACCATGGTCGTCTACATCTTTCTGGCCACCGTGACGAGCGTGGCGCTGCTCGCGCTCGGCGCCGGGGTCACGGCGGAGGCGCTGGGACTCGCGGCGAGAACGGCGCCGGTCGTGATCGCCGGATTCGCCGCCGGGGTGCTCGCCGTCCGCGGCCTCACCGACCGGCACTTCGAAGTCACGGTCCTCGGATTTCTGGTCCTGGTCGGGGTGATCGGCGTCGCGTCCGCGCTGCGGTAAGAACGGTGCGTGATATAGTGGGGCCGTGACGTCCGGCCCAGGGACGCTCTACGTCGTCGCAACCCCCATCGGCAACCTCGAGGACGTCTCGCTCCGCGCGCTGCGCGTGCTGCGGGAGGCGGCACTCGTCGCGGCGGAGGACACCCGCCGGACCCGCAAGCTGCTGTCGCACCACGGCATCCCGGCCCGCCTCGTCAGCGTCCGCGAGCACAACGAACGGGTGCGCGCGCCGGTCCTCGTGCGGCGGCTGCTCGGCGGCGAGTCGATCGCGCTGGTCTCGGACGCGGGCACGCCGGGCCTGAGCGATCCGGGCGCCGCCCTCGTGCGGACCGCGGCGGACGCGGGTGTGCGCGTCGTGCCCATTCCCGGCCCGAGCGCCGTGCTGGCCGCGCTCGTCGCGTCGGGCCTCCCGGCGGAACCGGCCACGTTTTTGGGGTTTCTCCCGACCCGGGGCGCGGAGCGCCGGCGCGCGCTCGACGCCCTGCGGAATCTCCCGCACACGCTCGTGCTCTTCGAGGCGCCGCACCGGCTCCGTGAGACGCTCGGCGACCTGCTCGAAGCGCTGGGCGACCGCCGGATCGCGGTCGCGCGCGAACTGACGAAGGTGCACGAAGAGGTGTACCGGGCGGCGCTCACCGAAGCCGTGCGGCACTTTTCCGCGCATCCTCCGCGTGGGGAATTCACGCTTGTCATCGAAGGAACGGGGTCGGGCGGCACGGACCCCGCGGACACCGGAGCCGCGGCCGACGCGGCGCGCGCGCTGGCGCGCGAGACGATGGTGCGCGCCGCGGCCGAAGGCTGCTCCGCCCACGAGGCGGTGCGGCGGGCGGTCGAGGCGAGCCGCCTCCGCCGCAACGAGGTCTACCGTCTGTGGCTCACGCTCAAGCGGGAGGCACGCCCATGAAAAAGGTCCACACCGCCGGAGACGAGGTCGAAGCGCTGATGCTCCAGGGCGTCCTGGAACAGGCCGGCATTCCCGTGGCGCTCCGCTCGCGGCAGATGCCCGGATACGGCGTGGTGTTCGAGAAGGCGACGGGCGTGTGGGGCGACCTGTTGGTACCGGATGAACAGGCGGAGGACGCGAGGACGCTGATCCGCGACTATCTGGCGGCGCAGGCCAAGCGCGCCGCCGGCGGGACGAAGGGGCTGGCCGGGATCGTCGTGCCGATCCCCACGCTGTTCGACGAGCGCGGCCGGCTCGACGAAGCGGCCAACGTCCGCCACGTCGAGTGGCTGATCGCCCGCGGCGTGCACGGCGTGTTCCCGCTCGGGACGACGGGCGAGTTCACCGCGCTGACCCGCGAGGAGCGCCGCGCGATGGCGGAACTGGTGGTCCGGACCGCGCGGGGGCGGGTTCCGGTGCTCGTGGGCTGCGGCGCGCCGGGCACGGAGGAAGCCGTCGCCTACGCCGAGCACGCGGAGCAGATCGGCGCGGACGCGGTCGCCGTGGTCCTACCATATTATTGGGTGCCGCCGGACCGCTCGATCTACGAGCACTTCCGGCTGATCGCGATCGCGACCCGCCTGCCGGTCTACATCTACAACTTCCCGGGTCTGACGGGCCGCAACATCCCGCCCCGCCTCGTGCTGCGGCTGGCCCGGGACCACGCCAACATCGCCGGCATCAAAGACACCATCGACAGCGTCGCGCACGTCCAGGAAATCATCACGACCGTGCGGCCGGCGCGGCCGGATTTCGTCGTGCTCTGCGGCATGGACTACCACCTGCTCAACACGCTGCTGCTCGGCGGCGACGGCACGGTCCCGGGCACCGCCAACTTCGCGCCGGATCCGTTGGTGGAGATCTACCGCGCGGTCACCCAGGGACGGCTCGCGGACGCGGCGGAGCAGGGCCGCCGCCACCTCAACGCGATCCCGGGCCTGTTCACGGCAGACGCGCCGGCGTTCGTCGTCGTCAAGGAAGCGATGGTGATCGCGGGCCTGATCCCGCACGCGACGGCACGGCCGCCCGCGCTGCCGCTCACCGAGGACGAGCGGCGGACGCTGCGGCGGGGTCTCGAAGCGCTCGGGATCGGTGCCGCCAAAGGCGCGCCGCGGTGAGGGCCGCGTCGTGAGCTTCATCGCGCGGGAAGGCGAACCGCCGCCGGTGCCCGTGAACGTCGGCCTGTTAGGCTGCGGGACGGTCGGCAGCGCGGTGGTGCGCCTCTTGCGGGCCAACGGCGACGAGATCGAGCGGCGCACCGGCGCGCAGCTTCGTCTGCGCCGCGTTGCCGTCGCGAACGTGGAGCGGTCCCGCGGCGTCGCGTTCGAACCGGGCGTGCTGACCGGCAACGCGCCCGCCGTCGTCGCGCACCACGACATCAACGTGATCGTGGAGGTCATGGGCGGGCTCGAGCCCGCGCGGACGCTTCTGCTCGACGCGATCGAGCACGGCAAGCACGTCGTTACCGCGAACAAGCAGCTGATCGCGCGGCACGGCCCGGAACTCTTTGCCGCCGCCGCCCGCGCGGGCGTCGACCTGCGCCTCGAGGCGAGCGTCGGCGCGGGCGTGCCGGTGATCCAGATGCTCAAGGAGTCGCTCGCGGCCAACCGCGTGGCGGAGGTCACCGGCATTCTCAACGGCACGACCAACTACGTCCTCACGCGGATGGCGGAGGACGGCTCGGAGTTCGGCGACGCGCTCGCCGACGCCCAGCGCCGCGGCTTCGCGGAAGCGGATCCGACCGACGACGTGGAGGGGCACGACGCGGCGGCGAAGCTCGCCATCCTCGCGACAATCGCGTTCCACACGCCGGTGCACGCGGACTCGGTCTACCGCGAGGGCATCAGCCGCGTCTCCGCGCAGGACATTCGATACGCGGCGGAGCTCGGCTACGTGCTCAAACTGCTCGCCATCGCGCGCGAGCACGGCGGCCGCGTCGAGGCCCACGTCCACCCCGCGTTCATCCCGCACGCGCACCCGCTCGCCGCGATTCGCAACGAGTTGAACGCGGTCTTCGTCCGCGGGGACCAGGCCGGCGAAGTCATGATCGTCGGACGCGGGGCGGGCGGCGCTCCGACGGCGAGCGCCGTCGTCGCGGATCTCATCGACGTGGCGCGCAACCACCGGCGGGGCCTGCACGGCCGCGTCGGCTGGGAATCGCTGGACGCGCGGCCGCTTCGGCCGATGGAAGAGGTCGAGACGCCGTTCTATCTCCTGATGCAGGTCACCGACCGGCCGGGGGTGTTCGCGCGTATCGCGACGATCTTCGGCGAAGAGGGCGTCAGCATCTCCGCGATCTCGCAGAAGAGCCGCGGCACCGACGCCGACATCGTCATGATCACGCACACGGCGCGCGAGGCGCAGATGCGCAAGGTCCTGGCGCGGATCCAAGCCCTCGACGTCGTCGGCACGGTCCGCAACGTCATCCGCGTGGTGGACGGTGAGTAGGCGCCTGTGGCGCGGGGTGATCGAGGAGTACCGGCAGTTCCTGCCGGTCACGGACGGCGCGCCGGTCGTTACCCTGCGTGAGGGCGACACGCCGCTCCTGCGCGCCGAGCGCCTCGAGCGCCACGTGCCGGGCGCGACGATTTACCTGAAGAACGAAGGGGTCAACCCGACCGGATCGTTCAAGGACCGCGGGATGACGCTCGCCATCACGAAGGCGGTCGAGGAAGGCAGCCGCGGCGTGCTCTGCGCGAGCACCGGCAACACCGCGGCCTCCGCCGCCGCGTACGCGTCGCGCGCCGGGATCGCCTGCTTCGTCGTGGTCCCGGCCGGCGGGGTCGCGCTCGGCAAGGTCGTCCAGGCGCTCGCCCACGGCGCCCGGCTCGTGCCGATCGAAGGCTCGTTCGACGAGGCGCTCCGCCTCGTCCGCGAAGGCGCGCCGCGCCTGCGGCTTACGCTGGTCAACTCCGTCAACCCGTACCGGATCGAGGGGCAGAAGACCGGCGCCTTCGAGGTCTGCGACGTGCTGGGGCGCGCCCCGGACGTGCTCGCGGTCCCCGTCGGCAACGCCGGCAACATCAGCGCCTACTGGAAGGGCTTCGCGCAGTACCACGCGCGCGACATCGTGACGGCGCGGCCGAGGATGTGGGGCTTCCAGGCCGCGGGGGCCGCGCCGTTCGTTCTCGGGCATCCGGTCGACCGGCCGGAGACGATCGCGTCCGCCATCCGGATCGGACGGCCCGCTTCCTGGGACAGCGCGGTCGCGGCGGTCGAGGAGTCCGGAGGCGCCTTCGAGGCGGTCAGCGATGAGGAACTGCTGGCGGCGCGCACGATGCTCGCGCGGGAAGAAGGCACCTTCGTCGAGCCGGCCTCCGCCGCGTCGGTCGCCGGCGTGCTGCGTCGGTCGCGCGAAGGACGGATCCCCGAGGGCAGCACCATCGTCTGCATCCTCACCGGCCACGGCCTCAAGGATCCGGAGGCGGTGCTGCGCACGGAACGGCGGCCCGAGCCGGTGCCGGCCACGTTCGAAGCGATCGAAGCCGTCATCGGCGAACCGGCGCTCTCGGGAGCGGGGGAATCGTCTCGCGGACGCCGATGACCGATCCCCGGGAAGCGGCCGGCCGCCGCGAACGCGCGCGAGCGGGGACCGGCTCATGATCCGCGTCCGCGTGCCCGCGACGACGTCCAACCTCGGGCCCGGCTTCGACGCGCTCGGCCTCGCCCTGCGCCTTCACAACACCGTCGCGCTGGAGGACGCGGATGCGCCGCGCATCGAGATCGAGGGCGAGGGCGCGATGGCGCTGCCGCGGGACGGCACGCACCTGGCGTACCGGGCGGCGCTGGCCGTGGTCGACGCGGTCCGCGCACGGGGCACGCACCGGGGCCGCCTGCCTGAGGCCTTCCACCTCCGGCAGCACAACCGCATTCCGCTCGCCCGCGGGCTCGGCAGCAGCGCTGCGGCGATCGTCGGCGGCGCGGCCGCGGCCAACGCGCTCCTCGACACGCCGCTCGACGAGCAGGCGCTGATCGACCTCGCCGCGGGGATGGAGGGCCATCCGGACAACGTGGCCCCGGCCGTCCTCGGCGGGCTGGTCGCGTGCGTGACCACGGCGGCGGGGAAAATCCGCTACATACGTCTCCTCCCGAAGCGGCTGCGCGCGGTGCTCGCGATCCCCGAGTTCGCGGTGTCGACCGCCGAGGCCCGGCGGCTCCTGCCGGAGCGCGTGCCGTTTCGCGACGCCGTCTTCAACGTCACGCGCACCGCCCTCTTGGTCGCCGCCCTCGCCGAGGGCCGCCCGGATCTGCTCGACGAGGCGACCCGCGACCGCCTGCACCAGCCCCACCGCGCCAAACTGGTCCCCGGCCTCGAGGCCGTCTTCGCCGCGGCGCGCGAGGCGGGGGCGCACGGCGTGGCGCTGAGCGGCTCCGGGCCGACCGTCGTGGCGTTCGGCGACGCGGCGGGCATCGGGGAGGCGATGCGGCGGGCGTTTGAAGCCTCGGGGACGGCGTGCCGCGCGCTCGAGGCCGACGTGGACCCGGACGGGACGGTGGTGGAGTCCGCGTCGTGAGCCTCGTCGTTCAAAAGTTCGGCGGCAGCTCGGTCGCGACGCCCGACAAGATCAAGCACGTCGCCGGCCGCGTCGCCGCGACCCGGGAAGCCGGTCACAACGTGGTCGTCGTGGTCTCCGCGCCCGGCGACACGACCGACGACCTGATCGGCCTCGCGCGGCAGATTACCGACCGCCCCGCGGACCGCGAGATGGATATGCTGCTCGCTACCGGCGAGCAGGTGTCGATCGCCCTGCTCGCGATGGCGCTGCACACGCGCGGCCAAGAAGCGGTGTCGCTCACCGGGGCGCAGGCGCTGATCCGCACCGAGCCCGTGCACCTGCGGGCGCGGATCGACGACATCGATCGCCGCCGGGTGGACCGCGAGCTCGCGGCCGGCCGGATCGTGATCGTCGCGGGCTTCCAGGGCATCACCGGCGACGGCGAGATCACGACGCTCGGCCGCGGCGGGTCGGACACCACCGCGGTCGCGCTCGCGTCCGTGCTCGGCGCGGAGATCTGCCGGATCTACACCGACGTCGAGGGCGTCTTCACCGCGGATCCGCGCGTCGTACCCGGGGCGCGGAAGCTGGCCGAAATCTCGTATGATGAAATGCTGGAGATGGCGAGCTCCGGCGCGCTCGTTCTGCAGACGCGCGCCGCGGAGCTGGCGAAGCAGTACCGCGTGCCGCTCGAGGTGCTCAGCACGTTCGTCGACCGGGGGGGAACGGTGGTGACGGATCGGGCGATGGAACGCCGGCGGCTGGTCACGGCCGTCACGCACGACCGCAACGTGGCCAAGATCGCCGCGACGGGCCTCCAGGACCGGCCGGGCATCGCGCACACGCTCTTCCGCGCGATCGCCGACCGCCACGTGAACGTGAACCTGATCATCCAGAGCGTGCCGCGGGCGCAGGGCGCGGACATCTCGTTCACCGTCGCGCGCTCGGACATGGCGGTCGCGATCGAGGCCGCCCGCTCCGTCGCCGGCGCGATCGGCGCCCGCGAGATCATCTCCGATCAGGACGTCGCCATGGTCAGCATCGTGGGCGCCGGCATGATCACCAACCCCGGCGTCGCGGCGACAATGTTCGGGGCGCTCGCCCGCCACGGCATCAACATCGAACTGATCGCCACGTCCGAGATCAAGATCTCGTGCGTCGTGCGGGCGGACGATGTGGAGAAAGCCGTCCGCGTGCTGCACGCCGAGTTTCGGATGGACGAAGAGTAATTGCGCGGTGTCCGCGCCGTCGATCGAGCGCATCGATCACCTCGTCCTCACGGTGCGGGATGTGGAGGCCACCTGCGCGTTCTACGCGCGCGTCCTCGGAATGACGCCGGTCACGTTCGACGACGGCCGCCGCGCGCTCGCGTTCGGCCGCCAGAAGATCAATCTGCACCAAGCCGGACGCGAGTTTGAGCCGACGGCGCTGCGTCCCACGCCGGGATCCGGCGACCTCTGTCTCATTACGGCGATGCCGCTGCCCGACGTGCTCGCACACCTGGCGGCCTGCGGCGTGCCGGTCGTGCAGGGCCCCGTGGCCCAAGAGGGGGCGCTCGGGGCGATGTCGTCGCTCTACTTTCGAGACCCCGACGGGAACCTGATCGAGGTTTCACACTACCTCTAGCCCCGGCACTCGGCCGATCGCCGGCGGGCGCATCGCGGTGGGCCTGGCCACGGAGTCCGTCGGCGCCGTCTCGGCCGCGATCGTGCTCGTCTACGTGCTCGGCGCGCTCCTCGCGCCGGCGATCGCCCCGTACAGCCCGTCGGCCGCCGACCTCGCCGCGCGGCTTGCGCCCCCGTCGGCGGCGCACTGGTTCGGCACCGACGCCCTCGGCCGGAACGTCTTCTCGCGGACGATCTACGGCACGCGCGTCAGCCTGCTCGTCGGCCTGCTCACGGTCGGCCTCTCCGCGGCAACCGGGACCGCGCTCGGCATGGCCGGCGCGCACGTCCGCGGCGGCATTGACATGGTCGGCGCCCGGATCGTCGAACTGCTGCAGGCGTTCCCCTACCTCATCTTCGCGATCGCGATGATGGCGTTTCTCGGGCCCGGACTTCTGGAACCTGATCTGGGCGCTCGCGCTCAAGGGCTGGATCGAGTTCTACCGCCTCGCCCGCGGGGAGACGCTCGCGCAGTCGAACCGCGAGTACGTGGAGGCGGCGCGGGCGATGGGCTACCCGACGTCCTGGATTCTGGTGAGCGAGAGCCTGCCGAGCATCCCGGCGTGAGGTGAGACGAGCGGCCTACTCGCGATGGTGGTGATGATGGTGGCGCGCGGTGTGACCCTCCGGCGTCTCGCGGTACACCCGGCCGCCGCGCACCACGGTCTTGGGCACGAGACGCCGGCGCCCCGTCCGCACGTCGCCGTGCGAGTCTTCGAACCGGAACTCGCCGTCCTGTAGCTCGAAGACCACCGCGTCGCCCCAGGCGCCTACC contains these protein-coding regions:
- a CDS encoding ABC transporter permease, which produces MRRLLRAVRRAHRTWVSALGALLLAGAVLAALAGPLAAPASPTAIAIQDRLRAPDAGHWFGTDQFGRDVLARALWGSRYSLGASFTAVLIATAAGSLLGIVSAYAGGWTDRVIMRICDVVLAFPALLLAIGVAAVLGAGIKSIVLALALVYTPRIARVMRGAALPVRQMEYMDAARSGGAGAARIIVRHLFPNCLPALIVQGSISFSQMLLAEAALSFLGLGAPPPTPTWGGMLAEGKDFLTTAPWVAIFPGLCISASVLGLNLVGDTLRDTLDPHQS
- a CDS encoding ABC transporter permease — encoded protein: MWAWIVGRMGGFVAILAAISVVTFALLALIPGDPATVMLGAEASRQSIAALHKDLGLDRPVPVRFAIWMRDAVRGNLGYSIFSHRPVSAMIGERLSTTLTLCLFALAVAVAVGVPSGVLGAVRQNSAADQAVRLFQLLGLSVPDFWLGILLLLVFSVELRLVPLVGYKTITESAGTALRFLALPALALGIVQAANLARMTRAYMLEVLRHDYVRTARAKGLAGRRVIYRHALRNALPPVVTVLGIQVGALLSGVVVVETVFGLPGVGQLVISAILTRDYPLIQGVMLYSAVIYALANLAVDLSYGLMDPRVREAA
- a CDS encoding dihydrodipicolinate synthase family protein, giving the protein MNERALDGVYPIVPTIFDESGGLDHDGQRATVDFLLRAGVHGLVLLANASEGYTILDAERTALIGTVVRHLRGRIPVVVTCNHPSTIGAVRLAREAQDLGADAVMFLPPFFGGWLSDLDGVRRHCEALSHATTVPLMLQDHPLSGVTMPAAFLADLARAIERLGYFKIESNRAPAKIGAVARLGGEAIRGLFGGTAGVVFLEELDQGAAGTMPSSLLPEVFVRVLTAYRAGDRKRAAELMARYARLVAFEIHLGGQRAVKEALALRGVVRSTFVRGPIRDAWDEHAARQFRELIEEAGLLELERRS
- a CDS encoding sulfite exporter TauE/SafE family protein; protein product: MLTTIAIIVGLSAAAAAVTGFGFNLVSTPLLALIYPPRLVVVLTLLLGICASGLLVVRREIRREVEWRVVRPLFLSSLAGMPLGVALLALGPPRVLKAAIAAVTAAFAILMLTRFRPRFAGGMLDTVAVGFLSGVLSTSTSLNGPPVALYLMARGYAKDRFRSTMVVYIFLATVTSVALLALGAGVTAEALGLAARTAPVVIAGFAAGVLAVRGLTDRHFEVTVLGFLVLVGVIGVASALR
- the rsmI gene encoding 16S rRNA (cytidine(1402)-2'-O)-methyltransferase, coding for MTSGPGTLYVVATPIGNLEDVSLRALRVLREAALVAAEDTRRTRKLLSHHGIPARLVSVREHNERVRAPVLVRRLLGGESIALVSDAGTPGLSDPGAALVRTAADAGVRVVPIPGPSAVLAALVASGLPAEPATFLGFLPTRGAERRRALDALRNLPHTLVLFEAPHRLRETLGDLLEALGDRRIAVARELTKVHEEVYRAALTEAVRHFSAHPPRGEFTLVIEGTGSGGTDPADTGAAADAARALARETMVRAAAEGCSAHEAVRRAVEASRLRRNEVYRLWLTLKREARP
- a CDS encoding dihydrodipicolinate synthase family protein, with the protein product MKKVHTAGDEVEALMLQGVLEQAGIPVALRSRQMPGYGVVFEKATGVWGDLLVPDEQAEDARTLIRDYLAAQAKRAAGGTKGLAGIVVPIPTLFDERGRLDEAANVRHVEWLIARGVHGVFPLGTTGEFTALTREERRAMAELVVRTARGRVPVLVGCGAPGTEEAVAYAEHAEQIGADAVAVVLPYYWVPPDRSIYEHFRLIAIATRLPVYIYNFPGLTGRNIPPRLVLRLARDHANIAGIKDTIDSVAHVQEIITTVRPARPDFVVLCGMDYHLLNTLLLGGDGTVPGTANFAPDPLVEIYRAVTQGRLADAAEQGRRHLNAIPGLFTADAPAFVVVKEAMVIAGLIPHATARPPALPLTEDERRTLRRGLEALGIGAAKGAPR
- a CDS encoding homoserine dehydrogenase, whose amino-acid sequence is MSFIAREGEPPPVPVNVGLLGCGTVGSAVVRLLRANGDEIERRTGAQLRLRRVAVANVERSRGVAFEPGVLTGNAPAVVAHHDINVIVEVMGGLEPARTLLLDAIEHGKHVVTANKQLIARHGPELFAAAARAGVDLRLEASVGAGVPVIQMLKESLAANRVAEVTGILNGTTNYVLTRMAEDGSEFGDALADAQRRGFAEADPTDDVEGHDAAAKLAILATIAFHTPVHADSVYREGISRVSAQDIRYAAELGYVLKLLAIAREHGGRVEAHVHPAFIPHAHPLAAIRNELNAVFVRGDQAGEVMIVGRGAGGAPTASAVVADLIDVARNHRRGLHGRVGWESLDARPLRPMEEVETPFYLLMQVTDRPGVFARIATIFGEEGVSISAISQKSRGTDADIVMITHTAREAQMRKVLARIQALDVVGTVRNVIRVVDGE
- the thrC gene encoding threonine synthase produces the protein MSRRLWRGVIEEYRQFLPVTDGAPVVTLREGDTPLLRAERLERHVPGATIYLKNEGVNPTGSFKDRGMTLAITKAVEEGSRGVLCASTGNTAASAAAYASRAGIACFVVVPAGGVALGKVVQALAHGARLVPIEGSFDEALRLVREGAPRLRLTLVNSVNPYRIEGQKTGAFEVCDVLGRAPDVLAVPVGNAGNISAYWKGFAQYHARDIVTARPRMWGFQAAGAAPFVLGHPVDRPETIASAIRIGRPASWDSAVAAVEESGGAFEAVSDEELLAARTMLAREEGTFVEPASAASVAGVLRRSREGRIPEGSTIVCILTGHGLKDPEAVLRTERRPEPVPATFEAIEAVIGEPALSGAGESSRGRR
- the thrB gene encoding homoserine kinase, with the translated sequence MIRVRVPATTSNLGPGFDALGLALRLHNTVALEDADAPRIEIEGEGAMALPRDGTHLAYRAALAVVDAVRARGTHRGRLPEAFHLRQHNRIPLARGLGSSAAAIVGGAAAANALLDTPLDEQALIDLAAGMEGHPDNVAPAVLGGLVACVTTAAGKIRYIRLLPKRLRAVLAIPEFAVSTAEARRLLPERVPFRDAVFNVTRTALLVAALAEGRPDLLDEATRDRLHQPHRAKLVPGLEAVFAAAREAGAHGVALSGSGPTVVAFGDAAGIGEAMRRAFEASGTACRALEADVDPDGTVVESAS
- a CDS encoding aspartate kinase, whose product is MSLVVQKFGGSSVATPDKIKHVAGRVAATREAGHNVVVVVSAPGDTTDDLIGLARQITDRPADREMDMLLATGEQVSIALLAMALHTRGQEAVSLTGAQALIRTEPVHLRARIDDIDRRRVDRELAAGRIVIVAGFQGITGDGEITTLGRGGSDTTAVALASVLGAEICRIYTDVEGVFTADPRVVPGARKLAEISYDEMLEMASSGALVLQTRAAELAKQYRVPLEVLSTFVDRGGTVVTDRAMERRRLVTAVTHDRNVAKIAATGLQDRPGIAHTLFRAIADRHVNVNLIIQSVPRAQGADISFTVARSDMAVAIEAARSVAGAIGAREIISDQDVAMVSIVGAGMITNPGVAATMFGALARHGINIELIATSEIKISCVVRADDVEKAVRVLHAEFRMDEE
- a CDS encoding VOC family protein; translated protein: MSAPSIERIDHLVLTVRDVEATCAFYARVLGMTPVTFDDGRRALAFGRQKINLHQAGREFEPTALRPTPGSGDLCLITAMPLPDVLAHLAACGVPVVQGPVAQEGALGAMSSLYFRDPDGNLIEVSHYL